One window of Quercus robur chromosome 5, dhQueRobu3.1, whole genome shotgun sequence genomic DNA carries:
- the LOC126728501 gene encoding uncharacterized protein LOC126728501, translating to MDLVEWHRPSIFVITETRIDGQRADDIIRRLPFDGAYSTKTIGYAGSIWLLWRSDFVDMDILSTTKQEIHAIVQVRSLSQSWLLSAIYGDFNDVTREEEKSGGNGICSRRVSKYTSCMDFCNLINLGFTWAKFTWTNRRELSDLIQQRLDRVWLNLEWNVCFLEAFVSHLARINLDHCPLLLSMVPNLGQRGVRPFRFQPVWLSHDGFLSIVKEAWEGNRQSVCHAINMFTDKAKIWNKEVFGNIFWKKRNLSARLMGVEKALANAPSQRLINLHKVLLGELEKIINLEEELWGMKARTNCLIQAFKAPRPDEIHAGFFQRFWMVVDDSIKFEVKRIFQDRKIPSLLNKTLIALIPKQLGPENIGQFFPISLCNTIYKIVTKILVLRINMPKLVSPSQTTFVAGRRGTDNFIVAQELLYTLEKKKGKTGYMIIKIDLEKAYDHMEWSFVRNVLCSLGCQNATAELILSCISSTSVSLLFNGEQLEEFEPSRGLRQGDPISPYIFILCMELLSALINKKCEDGDWDKVKASRNGLGFSHMFFANDLLLFAKANLENCETISDVLEEFCSLSGQKISKEKSKIFFSLNVLEEDCANMVQQLGIHKTNNLGKCLGFPFKHKGKNRNQFQSVVDKFHAKLAGWKAKCLSPAGRVDKLTRDFLWGYTEEKRKLHLIRWDKVTSPTSLGGLGIFQMRARNAAILAKLCWRIASSLDAPWALMLTSKCLTSARVQVQISWKKPLAGWMKLNIDGAVFGNSIQVRGGGVIRDNIGEWVARFVRKLGSMSSVLVELWALKDGLLLARQLDILNVNIELDADLIYEPPPVVVDLLAFDKAELFCNRMVVV from the exons ATGGATCTTGTGGAATGGCACCGACCAAGTATTTTTGTGATCACTGAAACACGCATTGATGGCCAGCGTGCTGATGATATTATTAGGAGGCTTCCTTTTGACGGGGCATATTCTACTAAAACCATTGGATACGCAGGAAGCATTTGGCTGCTGTGGCGCTCGGATTTCGTGGATATGGACATTCTATCGACCACTAAACAGGAGATTCATGCCATTGTCCAAGTTAGGTCTCTTTCTCAATCTTGGCTATTAAGTGCAATTTATG GGGATTTTAATGATGTAACTAGGGAAGAGGAGAAATCGGGTGGAAATGGAATATGTAGTAGGAGGGTTTCTAAGTATACTAGCTGTATGGATTTTTGCAATCTCATTAACTTGGGATTCACATGGGCAAAGTTTACGTGGACGAATCGGAGGGAATTATCTGATCTTATTCAACAAAGACTAGATAGAGTTTGGTTGAATTTAGAATGGAATGTGTGTTTTCTTGAGGCTTTTGTTTCCCATTTAGCTCGTATCAATTTAGATCATTGTCCTCTCCTTTTGTCAATGGTGCCTAATCTTGGACAAAGGGGAGTGAGGCCCTTTCGATTCCAACCTGTCTGGCTCAGCCATGATGGATTCCTGAGTATTGTTAAGGAAGCCTGGGAAGGTAATCGTCAGAGTGTGTGCCATGCTATTAATATGTTTACTGATAAGGCCAAAATCTGGAATAAGGAAGTCTTTGGGAACATTTTCTGGAAGAAAAGAAACCTTTCTGCCAGGTTGATGGGAGTTGAGAAGGCTTTAGCTAATGCTCCTTCCCAACGGTTAATTAACCTTCATAAGGTCCTCTTAGGTGAATTGGAGAAAATTATAAACCTGGAAGAAGAGCTTTGGGGCATGAAAGCTAGGACCAATTGCCTTATTCAAG CTTTTAAAGCTCCTAGACCTGATGAGATTCATGCTGGattttttcaaagattttggaTGGTGGTGGATGACTCGATAAAGTTTGAAGTTAAGAGAATTTTCCAAGATAGGAAAATCCCTTCTCTACTAAATAAAACTCTTATTGCTTTGATCCCCAAGCAATTGGGTCCTGAAAATATTGGCCAATTTTTTCCTATAAGTTTATGCAACACTATCTACAAGATTGTGACTAAAATTCTTGTTCTAAGGATAAATATGCCGAAGCTTGTCTCCCCCTCCCAAACAACTTTTGTTGCTGGTAGAAGAGGAACTGATAACTTTATTGTGGCCCAGGAGTTACTCTATACtctagaaaagaagaaaggcaaAACTGGATATATGATCATTAAGATTGACTTAGAGAAAGCTTATGATCATATGGAATGGAGCTTTGTGAGGAATGTTCTTTGCAGCCTTGGATGTCAGAATGCTACTGCTGAGCTTATCCTTAGTTGCATTTCCTCCACTTCTGTTTCCCTTCTGTTTAATGGAGAGCAACTTGAGGAATTTGAACCTTCGAGAGGCCTTAGACAGGGAGACCCAATCTCCCCTTACATATTTATTCTGTGTATGGAACTTCTTAGTGCTCTCATTAATAAGAAGTGCGAGGATGGAGACTGGGATAAGGTTAAAGCTTCTAGGAATGGACTTGGGTTTTCCCACATGTTTTTTGCAAATGATCTACTATTGTTTGCAAAAGCTAACCTGGAAAACTGTGAGACCATTTCGGATGTTTTGGAGGAATTTTGCTCTCTTTCAGGTCAGAAAATCAGCAAAGAGAAGTCCAAAATCTTCTTCTCTCTGAATGTTTTAGAGGAGGATTGTGCTAACATGGTTCAACAGCTAGGTATTCACAAAACCAATAATCTAGGGAAGTGTTTAGGCTTTCCATTCAAGCATAAAGGCAAAAATAGGAATCAATTTCAGTCAGTGGTAGATAAATTCCATGCTAAACTGGCTGGTTGGAAAGCTAAATGCCTTTCACCTGCAGGAAG AGTTGATAAGCTTACCagagattttctttggggtTATACGGAAGAGAAAAGGAAGCTCCACTTAATTAGATGGGATAAAGTTACTTCCCCAACTAGCCTAGGAGGTCTTGGCATCTTTCAAATGAGAGCTAGGAACGCTGCCATCCTTGCTAAGCTTTGTTGGAGGATTGCTTCGAGCCTGGATGCACCTTGGGCACTTATGCTCACTTCTAAATGTCTTACCTCTGCCAG AGTGCAAGTTCAGATTAGTTGGAAGAAGCCTTTGGCTGGTTGGATGAAGCTTAATATTGATGGTGCTGTTTTTGGTAACTCAATCCAGGTGAGGGGAGGAGGTGTGATACGGGACAACATTGGTGAATGGGTGGCTAGGTTTGTGAGGAAGCTTGGGAGTATGTCTAGCGTTTTGGTTGAGCTTTGGGCCCTCAAAGATGGCCTCTTACTTGCTCGGCAACTTGATATTCTCAATGTTAATATAGAACTTGATGCTGATTTGATT TATGAACCACCACCTGTGGTGGTTGATTTGCTAGCTTTTGACAAAGCTGAGCTCTTTTGTAACAGAATGGTTGTTGTTTAG